One part of the Lotus japonicus ecotype B-129 chromosome 2, LjGifu_v1.2 genome encodes these proteins:
- the LOC130735495 gene encoding uncharacterized protein LOC130735495, translating to MEWRSYYMDIVFVPLGLVIILTYHVLLWHRIRTQPLATVFGIDADGRRLWVPAMMMDIDKKGIVAVQAIRNMILSSSLMVTSSIILSAGLGAVISGAYNVKKPINDLLFGAGGEFMVALKYATLLAIFIFSFLCHSQSIRFLNQVNILICIPQEMMNLVTPDYLTELLEKATILNIVGNRLFYAGLSLLLWIFGPMLALMCLVAMVPVLYSLDYVAGNGKTN from the exons ATGGAGTGGAGAAGCTATTATATGGATATTGTGTTTGTACCATTAGGGTTAGTGATCATCTTAACTTATCATGTCTTGTTATGGCATAGGATCCGTACACAGCCCTTGGCAACAGTCTTTGGAATAGACGCTGATGGTCGGCGATTGTGGGTTCCAGCCATGATGATG GATATTGACAAGAAGGGCATAGTAGCTGTCCAAGCAATTCGAAACATGATATTGAGTTCATCCCTTATGGTCACATCCTCCATTATCCTCAGTGCAGGCTTGGGAGCAGTCATAAGCGGCGCTTACAATGTTAAGAAACCCATCAATGACCTGCTTTTTGGAGCTGGTGGTGAATTCATGGTGGCACTCAAATATGCCACACTCCTTGCCATTTTCATATTCTCATTTCTATGCCACTCTCAGTCTATCAGGTTTCTCAACCAAGTGAATATCCTCATTTGCATTCCACAAGAGATGATGAACTTGGTAACCCCAGATTATTTGACTGAGCTATTGGAAAAAGCTACTATTTTGAACATTGTGGGTAACAGGCTTTTTTATGCTGGGCTTTCCCTTCTCCTTTGGATATTTGGGCCTATGCTAGCTCTTATGTGTTTAGTGGCAATGGTGCCTGTACTCTACAGTCTGGACTATGTGGCTGGGAATGGAAAGACAAACTAA
- the LOC130735493 gene encoding rop guanine nucleotide exchange factor 12-like, protein MLPERKARWRKEIDWLLSVTDYVVEMVHTQQKSKDGSSMEIKTTRQQTDLHMNIPALRKLDNMLIDCLDNFKDQNEFYYVSKDADDADKDSSKRKNDDKWWLPTPKVPAEGLSDAVRRFLQYQKDFMNQVLKAAMAINAQTLLEMEIPESYIELLPKISKKELVST, encoded by the exons ATGCTTCCCGAGAGGAAAGCCAGATGGAGAAAGGAAATCGATTGGCTTCTATCAGTGACAGATTATGTTGTTGAGATGGTTCATACTCAACAAAAATCAAAAGATGGATCCAGCATGGAG ATTAAGACTACGCGACAACAAACGGATCTCCATATGAATATCCCTGCCTTAAGAAAGCTTGACAACATGCTTATT GATTGTCTAGATAACTTCAAAGACCAGAATGAGTTCTACTATGTATCAAAAGATGCAGATGATGCAGATAAAGATAGttcaaagagaaaaaatgatgaCAAGTGGTGGTTACCTACACCTAAGGTTCCTGCAGAGGGTTTATCTGATGCGGTGAGAAGGTTTCTGCAGTATCAAAAAGATTTTATGAATCAAGTACTTAAAGCAGCGATGGCCATAAATGCACAAACTCTATTGGAGATGGAGATCCCTGAAAGCTATATTGAACTCCTACCCAAGATAAGTAAAAAAGAACTAGTATCTACATAG